The Drosophila bipectinata strain 14024-0381.07 chromosome 2L, DbipHiC1v2, whole genome shotgun sequence genome has a segment encoding these proteins:
- the step gene encoding uncharacterized protein step isoform X1, with protein sequence MAHLQQKRPSISNWFSSLRRQPKNKKNSIGLGGSGSFGSKQQLQRSCIDLSSNVVASGGVGVGVGIGFSVAGSPGSRRSNSTFYINPLHVSSADSKEDRRRLVEEGSSSGSSLSSVCTRCFCNLLPGKSESSKTPTPLATPKVALKPPAKPRSPSLAPYTSVATYKITNLSPDSPPPASPTLSTETVTCSDVRSKVIDVQRQPCPDEPNAELVTKRIEYTNTTTTTTTRTLIVSRPVELLLNEKGEIIARRPPRTTRSNSLGCMLDVETEDAGNPGGVDNHGLQLETDPSSGFSSPLTPDAGDLRFIDDSSNSQSESERNSITHNNNNNNNNDDDTNNKNGKRNSGQQSNLCESCRTLLERNRSNAEQSGNVVILRRPGKQIKDELCEVVSEMEALDVPEDCKHSNKDKQMSIGRKKFNMDPKKGIEYLVENRLLRHDPQDVAHFLYKGEGLNKTAIGDYLGEKNDFNEDVLKAFVALHDFTNLILVQALRQFLWSFRLPGEAQKIDRMMECFAQRYCQLNPDIFTNTDTCYVLSFAIIMLNTSLHNPSVKDKPTVEQFISMNRGINNGGDLPRGLLESLYESIRTEPFKIPQDDGNDLMHTFFNPDKEGWLWKQGGRYKSWKRRWFILNDNCLYYFEYTTDKEPRGIIPLENISVREIHDRSKPHCFELFATGGADIIKACKTDSEGKVVEGKHTVYRMSAATEEDQQEWIKRLTQSISHNPFYDILVQRKKKALSKS encoded by the exons ATGGCCCACCTTCAGCAGAAGCGCCCCAGTATCAGCAACTGGTTCTCATCGCTGCGCCGCCAGCCCAAAAATAAGAAGAACTCCATCGGCCTGGGCGGCAGTGGCAGCTTCGGCAGCAAGCAGCAGTTGCAGCGGAGCTGCATTGACCTCTCCTCCAATGTGGTGGCCAGCGGAGGAGTGGGAGTCGGCGTGGGCATTGGCTTCTCGGTGGCCGGCTCCCCGGGGAGTCGGCGCAGCAATAGCACCTTCTACATCAATCCCCTGCATGTCTCCTCGGCGGATTCAAAGGAGGACCGACGTCGCCTCGTGGAGGAGGGCAGCAGTAGCGGCAGCAGCCTGAGCAGCGTGTGCACGCGATGCTTCTGCAACCTGCTGCCCGGCAAGAGCGAGTCCAGCAAGACGCCCACCCCCCTGGCCACGCCCAAGGTCGCCCTCAAGCCACCAGCCAAGCCGCGCTCGCCCTCCCTGGCGCCCTACACCAGTGTGGCCACCTACAAGATCACCAACCTCTCCCCGGACAGCCCTCCGCCCGCCAGCCCCACGCTCAGCACCGAAACGGTCACCTGCAGCGATGTCAGGAGCAAGGTCATCGACGTCCAGCGTCAGCCCTGCCCCGACGAGCCCAACGCCGAGCTGGTGACCAAGAGGATAGAGTACACGAACACCACTACCACCACGACGACCAGGACTCTGATTGTGTCCCGGCCGGTGGAACTGCTGCTCAACGAGAAGGGGGAGATCATTGCCCGGCGGCCACCTCGCACCACTCGCTCCAACTCCCTCGGCTGCATGCTGGATGTGGAGACGGAGGATGCCGGTAATCCCGGTGGTGTGGATAACCATGGCCTGCAACTGGAAACGGATCCCAGCTCGGGGTTCAGCTCCCCGCTGACACCCGATGCCGGTGATCTTCGCTTCATCGACGACAGCTCCAATTCGCAGAGCGAGTCCGAGCGTAATTCGATCActcacaacaacaacaataacaacaacaatgatgatgacaccaacaacaagaatGGGAAGCGGAACAGCGGCCAGCAGTCGAATCTGTGCGAGAGCTGTCGCACGCTCCTGGAGAGAAACCGCAGCAATGCGGAGCAGAGTGGCAATGTGGTGATCCTCCGGCGACCCGGAAAG caaATCAAAGATGAATTGTGCGAGGTCGTCTCGGAAATGGAGGCACTCGATGTGCCCGAAGACTGTAAGCATTCCAACAAGGACAAGCAGATGTCCATTGGCCGGAAAAAGTTCAACATGGACCCGAAAAAAG GCATTGAGTATCTCGTGGAGAACAGACTGCTGCGTCACGATCCCCAGGATGTGGCGCATTTCCTCTACAAGGGCGAGGGCCTTAACAAAACGGCCATAG GCGATTACCTTGGCGAAAAGAACGATTTCAATGAGGATGTGCTCAAGGCCTTTGTGGCGCTCCACGATTTCACCAATCTCATTCTAGTGCAAGCCCTTAG ACAATTTCTTTGGTCGTTTCGGTTGCCCGGCGAGGCGCAAAAGATCGATCGCATGATGGAGTGCTTCGCCCAGCGCTATTGCCAACTCAATCCGGATATATTCACCAACACGGATACCTGCTATGTGCTTAGCTTTGCCATTATAATGCTCAACACCTCCCTGCACAATCCATCG GTTAAAGACAAACCCACCGTTGAACAATTCATCTCGATGAATCGTGGCATCAACAACGGCGGTGATTTGCCCCGGGGTCTACTCGAGTCCCTGTACGAGTCCATACGAACCGAGCCCTTCAAGATACCCCAGGATGATGGCAATGATCTGATGCACACCTTCTTCAATCCCGACAAGGAGGGCTGGCTGTGGAAGCAAGGCGGCAG ATACAAATCGTGGAAACGACGTTGGTTCATATTGAACGACAATTGCCTGTACTATTTCGAATACACCACCGATAAGGAGCCGCGTGGCATTATACCGCTGGAGAATATATCGGTGCGGGAAATTCATGATCGCAGCAAACCGCATTGTTTCGAGCTCTTTGCAACTGGCGGTGCTGATATTATCAAGGCATGCAAAACCGACTCCGAGGGCAAG gtGGTCGAGGGCAAGCATACTGTGTACCGCATGTCCGCCGCCACGGAGGAGGATCAACAGGAGTGGATCAAGCGCCTGACGCAGTCCATCAGCCACAACCCCTTCTACGATATCCTAGtacaaagaaagaaaaaggcGCTCAGCAAGAGTTAG
- the step gene encoding cytohesin-1 isoform X3, with translation MYKFLYRKIVNKSKPKQIKDELCEVVSEMEALDVPEDCKHSNKDKQMSIGRKKFNMDPKKGIEYLVENRLLRHDPQDVAHFLYKGEGLNKTAIGDYLGEKNDFNEDVLKAFVALHDFTNLILVQALRQFLWSFRLPGEAQKIDRMMECFAQRYCQLNPDIFTNTDTCYVLSFAIIMLNTSLHNPSVKDKPTVEQFISMNRGINNGGDLPRGLLESLYESIRTEPFKIPQDDGNDLMHTFFNPDKEGWLWKQGGRYKSWKRRWFILNDNCLYYFEYTTDKEPRGIIPLENISVREIHDRSKPHCFELFATGGADIIKACKTDSEGKVVEGKHTVYRMSAATEEDQQEWIKRLTQSISHNPFYDILVQRKKKALSKS, from the exons caaATCAAAGATGAATTGTGCGAGGTCGTCTCGGAAATGGAGGCACTCGATGTGCCCGAAGACTGTAAGCATTCCAACAAGGACAAGCAGATGTCCATTGGCCGGAAAAAGTTCAACATGGACCCGAAAAAAG GCATTGAGTATCTCGTGGAGAACAGACTGCTGCGTCACGATCCCCAGGATGTGGCGCATTTCCTCTACAAGGGCGAGGGCCTTAACAAAACGGCCATAG GCGATTACCTTGGCGAAAAGAACGATTTCAATGAGGATGTGCTCAAGGCCTTTGTGGCGCTCCACGATTTCACCAATCTCATTCTAGTGCAAGCCCTTAG ACAATTTCTTTGGTCGTTTCGGTTGCCCGGCGAGGCGCAAAAGATCGATCGCATGATGGAGTGCTTCGCCCAGCGCTATTGCCAACTCAATCCGGATATATTCACCAACACGGATACCTGCTATGTGCTTAGCTTTGCCATTATAATGCTCAACACCTCCCTGCACAATCCATCG GTTAAAGACAAACCCACCGTTGAACAATTCATCTCGATGAATCGTGGCATCAACAACGGCGGTGATTTGCCCCGGGGTCTACTCGAGTCCCTGTACGAGTCCATACGAACCGAGCCCTTCAAGATACCCCAGGATGATGGCAATGATCTGATGCACACCTTCTTCAATCCCGACAAGGAGGGCTGGCTGTGGAAGCAAGGCGGCAG ATACAAATCGTGGAAACGACGTTGGTTCATATTGAACGACAATTGCCTGTACTATTTCGAATACACCACCGATAAGGAGCCGCGTGGCATTATACCGCTGGAGAATATATCGGTGCGGGAAATTCATGATCGCAGCAAACCGCATTGTTTCGAGCTCTTTGCAACTGGCGGTGCTGATATTATCAAGGCATGCAAAACCGACTCCGAGGGCAAG gtGGTCGAGGGCAAGCATACTGTGTACCGCATGTCCGCCGCCACGGAGGAGGATCAACAGGAGTGGATCAAGCGCCTGACGCAGTCCATCAGCCACAACCCCTTCTACGATATCCTAGtacaaagaaagaaaaaggcGCTCAGCAAGAGTTAG